CGTACCTCCTGCGAACGATCTCAAAGAAATCTTCCAGACTGTTCTGCGGCATTTTTTTGAAGCCCAGCTCATCAAGTATCAGCAGGTCAGGCTTTAGATAACGCTGCAATACGGACTGGTAACTTCCGTCTGCCCTTGATGCGAACAGTTTTTCGACCATTTCATTTGTGTGTGCAAACAGTACTTTTTTACCTCTTTTGACCGCTTCAAGCCCGATCGCATGGGCCAGGTGGGTTTTCCCGACACCGGGTTTCCCCATGAATATAGCATTGGAGCGCTGTTCTATGAACCGGCAGGAAGCCAGGTCAAATAATAGCCTTCTGTCCAGGTCCGGCTGGTAACTCAGGTCATAACTGTCCAGGATCTTTTGCGTATCCAGCCGGGATTCCTTTAGCCTGGACTGATAGCCATTGGACTGTCTTTTTACTATTTCATCTTCGATGAGCAGCTCCAGAAATTCAAGGTAGCTGATCTGTTTTTCCAGGGCATGCCTATTCCTCATTTCAAGGTTCTGGGCCATCGTGGCCAATTTTAGCTGGCGTAAATTTGCTAATAATGTTTCCATATTATTTATTTCAGTTTGTTAATCTGTCGTATAGTCCGAGTTCGTGTTCGTATTCGCTGGAATACACCATAGGAGACATTTCCTCGTAATTTTGCTTGTAAAGCTCGTTCTCGCAGATCCGTTTGACCTGCTGGTAGCTGAAGGCTCTGTAATGGAGCGCGCGCTTACATGACAGATCGATCTGCACGTCGGTAAACCGCTTTTTTAATTTAAGTATCCCGCGGGTCATCGGGCTCCAGTGGGTAGGCACCTCCGCCAGAAGATGTTCAAAGAAAAGCAGTGCAGAAGGTCCGATACTTCCCATTAGCCGCTTATATTCTTCTCTGCTGATATTCTTTTTATAATCCGGACGGTGTTCCTCCAGAGAAACGTACATGCCCATCTGTCCGCTTACCTGATGGAGTGCAATGCGGGTGCTGCCGTCAAATATTTTTAGGCAGGTACCGTTGCTTTCGAGCCTGACGGTTCTGCCCGCATAGGCAGCGGGCACCGAATAGTAATTATGGCGGTAGCTCACGTGTGCCAGCCGGGTGACTTTTCTGGATCCGACCTCCAGGATTTCATATCGCACCGGGGGCAATGCAAGCAGTGCATGCTTTTCATACTGTTCAAATACGGCAAGAGGGATACGGCGCGTGGTTCCGTGTACGCGCTTATTGCATGTCTCTTCGTTCCAGACCTTCAGCCCGCACAGCAGATCTTCATAGCCATTGCCATCGAAGCCCTTTAAAAAAATTGTTTTTTACATATTTGATAGATGATTCAACTTTGCCCTTGTCCTGTGGACGGCGTGGCCTGCACGCAATTCCTGCACAGCTGTAGTAGGAAAGAAATTCAGAATACCTGCGCTGGAGCTCCGGTTCGTAAAGATCCGGAATGGTCACCCCAGATTTCAGGTTGTCAAGTTTGACAGTTCGCGGAACACCCCCAAAATACTCGAAAGCTTTGATATGGCAGTCCAGAAATTCGTCCACCCGCTGGCTGGTCACCAGTTTATAAAAGCTGTAACGGCTATGGGAGAGAACCATGGAAAACACCCATACTTTTACAGGGCGGCCATTCCTGCGGAAAGTACCCATATATCCGAAATCCACCTGCGCTTCTTCTCCCGGATCGCTGTGCAGCGGCACAAAAACCTCCTGCTTCTTTAATCTCTCGATACTTCTGGCGACACTGGGATAAGATATATCTAAACCGTGCTGCTCATGCAGGCGCTGGTGGATAAGTATAGCGCTCAGTCCCATCTCCTTATATACCTGAATGTCATCGAGATAATCGTCCAGCAGCTTTGGCCTTACCTGAGGCAAAGGTTCCTCTAGCCCACGCTCAAGGGCTTTCTGTATCCGGGAAACGGTCTTGCGGCACATCCCAAGTTCTGATGCTATCTCCCGTATCGATTTCCCGTGGGATAGCAGTGTTTTTATCGTATTATACATTGCCACTTTATACATAATGTCGGACTTTAATACTCCGACAAGTTAAACCTTAATTAAAAACTTAAGGTGGTGGCATTTTAGTGAGAATATATGGGGGTGTTTTAGTGAGAATTAACAGCTGACTGCCGGATTTAATTTAGCTATGATATCAATGTCCTGCTCTTTTGCCAGCCGAAGGTTGTCTTTTCCAGAATATGCAGCATCGCCTATTATCGTGTGCACTTCCATTCCATTCTGCCTACTGATCTCCAATAACTGGGGGAGTTCCGGTCCATCACCTTTCTCGCCCGTGGTAACCACCGCTGCCGTGATGATGCGTTCCTCTGTAATCGCCAGATGTGTTTTATAGCCAAAGTAACTACTGTCCACTGATTTGTATCCAAGCCTGGCCTGATCATCTTTGGAGAGCAGATAGTATTCTTTTGTGTCCTCAATGGTTTCCTTCAACAGGTTCAGCTTTTCCTTTACAGCCGGTATTTCACTGATCGATTGATCCTGATCCAGCACCCTTTGTAATTCCCTGCAATAGGCAAGCTCTTGGTCTAGGTCGCCCGATTCGTTCTTGTCTGGTAGATGCTCCTTGTAATCCTCATCAATCTGATATATCGCTTTTCTTAATAACTTGGAACTTTCCCTGAATACTT
The genomic region above belongs to Sphingobacterium zeae and contains:
- the istB gene encoding IS21-like element helper ATPase IstB; translation: METLLANLRQLKLATMAQNLEMRNRHALEKQISYLEFLELLIEDEIVKRQSNGYQSRLKESRLDTQKILDSYDLSYQPDLDRRLLFDLASCRFIEQRSNAIFMGKPGVGKTHLAHAIGLEAVKRGKKVLFAHTNEMVEKLFASRADGSYQSVLQRYLKPDLLILDELGFKKMPQNSLEDFFEIVRRRYETGSMIITTNRNFEDWGNLFGDRVIASAIIDRIVHHATIVKLNGNSYRVKNLIELQDLFPGEDTARTRRGRPRKQENEILDDQDNE
- the istA gene encoding IS21 family transposase; its protein translation is MYKVAMYNTIKTLLSHGKSIREIASELGMCRKTVSRIQKALERGLEEPLPQVRPKLLDDYLDDIQVYKEMGLSAILIHQRLHEQHGLDISYPSVARSIERLKKQEVFVPLHSDPGEEAQVDFGYMGTFRRNGRPVKVWVFSMVLSHSRYSFYKLVTSQRVDEFLDCHIKAFEYFGGVPRTVKLDNLKSGVTIPDLYEPELQRRYSEFLSYYSCAGIACRPRRPQDKGKVESSIKYVKNNFFKGLRWQWL